Proteins from a single region of Fodinibius sp. Rm-B-1B1-1:
- a CDS encoding O-methyltransferase has product MDRKALQSYAEDYTTDDSKMVKELVAASDEDLEHIDMLSGRVVGRLLSILIKISGAKRVLEIGTFTGYSALTMAEALPEDGALFTCEYNERYENIARTFFNNSEYGSKITLVMGKALETIPKIPGTFDFVFLDADKINYPNYYKLILPRLEQDGILVVDNVLWGGEVLDPKTDKAEAIDQLSRMIRDDDLVEQVMLPVRDGVTIVRKK; this is encoded by the coding sequence ATGGATCGTAAGGCGTTGCAGTCGTATGCCGAAGATTATACTACAGATGATTCTAAAATGGTTAAAGAACTTGTCGCTGCTTCGGATGAAGATCTGGAGCATATTGATATGTTGAGTGGCCGGGTAGTAGGGCGTTTGCTGTCGATATTGATCAAAATATCGGGGGCGAAACGAGTCTTGGAGATAGGGACTTTTACGGGGTATTCGGCACTGACGATGGCAGAGGCTTTGCCTGAAGATGGAGCCTTGTTTACGTGCGAATATAATGAGCGTTACGAAAATATTGCTCGTACATTCTTTAATAACAGTGAGTATGGTTCAAAAATTACACTCGTGATGGGGAAGGCATTGGAAACCATCCCTAAAATACCAGGTACCTTCGATTTTGTGTTTTTAGATGCCGATAAGATTAACTACCCGAATTATTACAAGCTTATTTTACCACGTTTGGAGCAGGATGGTATACTCGTTGTTGATAATGTGTTATGGGGCGGGGAGGTATTAGATCCCAAGACAGATAAGGCGGAAGCTATAGATCAGCTTAGTAGAATGATTAGGGACGACGACTTGGTAGAGCAAGTAATGTTGCCGGTGCGGGATGGGGTAACAATTGTTCGGAAGAAATAA
- a CDS encoding peptidylprolyl isomerase, translated as MSKVKDGDTVKVHYTGTLTEEGTEFDSSEGREPLEFTLGEGQLIPGFEQAVIGMEEGDETTVDIESGDAYGQRREDLELEVSKSDLPENIDPQVGMQLQMQQQENGQAIPVQITAVEDEFVKLDANHPLAGKDLTFDIELIEIVE; from the coding sequence TTGTCAAAAGTTAAAGACGGTGACACCGTAAAAGTGCACTACACAGGAACGTTAACAGAAGAAGGAACTGAATTTGATAGTTCCGAAGGCCGAGAACCTCTTGAGTTTACACTGGGAGAAGGACAATTGATTCCCGGTTTTGAACAAGCGGTTATTGGCATGGAAGAAGGCGACGAAACCACCGTGGATATTGAGTCTGGTGATGCGTACGGCCAACGCCGTGAAGATCTCGAGCTGGAAGTTTCAAAGTCTGACCTGCCCGAAAATATCGACCCGCAGGTAGGCATGCAGCTACAGATGCAACAGCAAGAAAATGGCCAAGCCATTCCAGTTCAAATTACCGCTGTTGAAGATGAATTCGTTAAGCTCGATGCTAACCATCCGTTAGCTGGTAAAGACTTAACGTTCGATATTGAGCTTATTGAAATTGTTGAATAA
- a CDS encoding DUF2914 domain-containing protein: MNKHKKYLPVLFFIGGFIWDSLTLGRIDGWYSNTILFTYLISLTACLYIYNLADDDHWKNTFLEPYQQYAPLAVQFFLGGLSSAYVIFFFQSVTFTRTMVFFVILVILLLSNELLRDRISNKYLQFGAYFFVTFTFFTFFTPIIFGIMNTFLFIISGLISFFFSLIFISYIYHKSPSTRNDISWFKMATIIFTIYAGINIFYYFNLIPPVPLSMQNGIVAYNVDKQEDKFSVSYEQTSSLKLWESYDKTFNYTPRDTVFIYTSVFAPTDLSKNVNHQWQNYRPKSQQWHTTDTITYEVVGGRRGGFRGYTYKENIWDGKWRVNVTTEEGLVLGRIDFTVTSDSTFDKSQLSTVVFQ, encoded by the coding sequence TTGAACAAGCACAAAAAATATCTACCCGTACTGTTCTTTATCGGGGGATTTATCTGGGACAGCCTCACCCTGGGACGTATCGACGGTTGGTACAGCAATACCATTTTATTTACGTACCTGATTAGTTTAACGGCTTGCCTTTACATTTATAATCTTGCCGACGATGACCATTGGAAAAACACTTTTTTAGAACCTTATCAACAATATGCACCATTGGCGGTTCAGTTTTTCCTGGGAGGCCTTTCCAGCGCCTACGTTATCTTCTTTTTCCAAAGTGTCACCTTTACCCGCACCATGGTATTCTTTGTAATTCTGGTGATCCTCCTGTTATCAAACGAGCTGCTGCGCGATCGTATATCCAACAAATATCTGCAGTTTGGAGCCTATTTTTTTGTCACCTTTACCTTTTTCACCTTCTTTACCCCCATCATTTTTGGAATAATGAATACCTTTTTATTCATCATTTCAGGTTTAATCAGCTTCTTCTTTTCCCTGATATTTATCAGTTATATCTATCATAAAAGTCCCTCTACCCGGAATGATATTTCCTGGTTCAAAATGGCCACCATCATTTTTACCATATATGCTGGCATCAATATTTTTTATTACTTCAATTTAATTCCGCCCGTACCACTGTCGATGCAAAACGGAATTGTGGCCTATAACGTAGATAAACAGGAGGATAAGTTTAGCGTTTCTTACGAACAAACCTCCTCGCTAAAATTGTGGGAATCGTATGACAAAACATTCAATTATACTCCACGGGATACTGTATTTATCTACACTTCCGTTTTTGCCCCTACCGATTTATCTAAAAATGTGAATCACCAGTGGCAAAATTATCGTCCCAAATCCCAACAGTGGCATACTACCGATACAATCACATATGAAGTGGTTGGAGGCCGTAGAGGTGGTTTTAGGGGATATACATACAAAGAAAATATATGGGATGGAAAATGGAGAGTTAACGTTACTACAGAAGAAGGATTAGTTTTAGGGCGCATTGACTTTACCGTCACAAGCGATTCTACCTTCGATAAATCCCAATTATCGACCGTAGTATTTCAATAA
- a CDS encoding CoA-binding protein: MKDILDNLKTVAIIGSSANKFRTSYHIANYLKENGIRILPINPNYEEVLGVKCRASLDEVPKDITIDVVDIFRNSDYTADMVRDIISWSEKTGQKPVIWTQLDVSTDEAKSLAEEAGFKYVENECLMVQHERLAG, from the coding sequence ATGAAGGATATACTTGACAATTTAAAGACGGTGGCAATAATTGGGAGTTCGGCGAATAAATTTCGGACAAGCTATCATATTGCAAATTATTTAAAAGAAAATGGTATTCGTATTCTTCCAATTAATCCCAATTACGAGGAAGTGTTGGGGGTTAAATGTCGCGCGAGTTTAGATGAAGTTCCCAAGGATATAACCATAGATGTGGTAGATATATTTCGCAATTCGGACTATACCGCCGATATGGTTCGGGATATTATTTCTTGGTCGGAAAAAACGGGACAAAAGCCTGTGATATGGACCCAGTTAGACGTTTCTACCGATGAGGCTAAGTCATTGGCTGAAGAGGCGGGGTTTAAATATGTAGAAAATGAATGTCTTATGGTACAGCACGAAAGGTTAGCGGGCTAA
- a CDS encoding DUF971 domain-containing protein, whose protein sequence is MQSDIIPTGIEVSNSDQILEIDWSDGHHSEYALFGLRKNCPCVMCRGGHGNMNTFDRSLFFVEPTQHFEIEDIKQIGNHAIKIFWNDGHNNGMYQWETLRDMCPCEECYPEQD, encoded by the coding sequence ATGCAAAGCGATATTATACCTACTGGAATTGAAGTTTCTAACAGCGACCAGATTCTGGAAATAGACTGGTCTGACGGACACCATTCAGAGTACGCTCTTTTTGGATTGCGAAAAAACTGTCCCTGTGTAATGTGTCGGGGCGGACATGGAAATATGAATACTTTTGACCGCTCACTTTTTTTTGTAGAGCCAACCCAGCATTTTGAGATTGAGGATATCAAACAGATTGGCAATCATGCTATTAAAATTTTCTGGAATGACGGCCATAACAACGGCATGTACCAGTGGGAAACGCTGCGTGATATGTGCCCGTGTGAAGAATGCTATCCAGAGCAGGATTGA
- a CDS encoding M28 family peptidase, whose product MQTIKHRLVLGVILVFSVWFSFYLIQPPEPKPESNPETEFSAERAFEHIKALAQTPHPLGTAANDSSRSYIMDKLRQLGVEPTVQSGIGIGSSFDRGLVGNTNNIIAKMEGSDPQRTILLMAHYDSKPNTYGAGDDASGIATILESLRALKSQKQPLQNDVWILLTDGEERGLLGAELFADEYEQLQEIDLVLNFESRGSSGPSMMFETSENNGHLIPHFAQATPYPVANSLMYTVYKILPNDTDMSVTKRAGLNGLNFAFTKDFLHYHTMLDTPENLSLASMQHHGSNLLGNVRYFGNTDFQQQSNTEFVYFNNLTGGLLYYPSGWSLPLAVITALLFIAYLIFLFRTERITVGTYLGSLILFLITITISGLFTFYGWQVIKALHPSYEWIIQGEVYNHTWYFWAFSLLVSAIFVGIYSWIQTKLTIQPLISGPFTIWILLSLITAWYLPTASYIFTWPVLMALVGWIILGDDLTTFSWKSSLILAVAFFWGLFIISPYIRLVQIMLTTEMLFISMILLGLLIGLTWPLITQIIKNHEFKWSGGLTAIALTCFVAASFTSGFDNSHKKQNSVNFVQNLDSETAYWVSRDPHVDEWTQQFLSDNYQTGTLPGISLPFGDEVLYQKTATANIPRPEFEIISDSSFNSQRHLTLRMNAGQGIAMKMDWRNTSTSQIKIEGKAIFDAKEMGQYLYYFTDFSEPVELSIRYLKTQRAPSLQFTFVDSNLPTESIENYQARPNHIIPAPYSVFSSDATIWQTNVELEEILSEN is encoded by the coding sequence ATGCAGACAATAAAACATCGGCTTGTCTTAGGAGTTATATTGGTATTTTCGGTATGGTTCAGCTTTTACCTCATCCAACCGCCGGAGCCCAAACCTGAATCGAATCCTGAGACTGAATTTTCAGCCGAACGCGCTTTTGAACATATAAAAGCACTGGCACAGACTCCTCATCCACTGGGTACTGCAGCTAATGACAGTTCCCGAAGCTATATTATGGATAAACTTCGTCAACTGGGCGTAGAACCAACAGTACAATCCGGTATCGGCATTGGTTCCAGTTTTGATCGCGGACTGGTGGGTAACACGAATAACATCATTGCCAAAATGGAAGGCTCTGACCCACAGAGGACAATTCTGCTGATGGCCCATTACGATTCCAAACCCAACACCTATGGGGCCGGTGATGATGCCTCGGGCATAGCTACTATCTTGGAATCCTTGCGAGCTCTGAAATCCCAAAAACAGCCCCTGCAAAATGATGTATGGATTCTTTTAACCGATGGTGAGGAGCGTGGTTTGTTGGGTGCTGAACTTTTTGCGGATGAATACGAACAGCTACAGGAAATCGACTTGGTTCTCAACTTTGAGTCACGTGGTTCCAGCGGTCCATCGATGATGTTCGAAACCAGTGAAAACAACGGTCACCTTATCCCCCATTTTGCCCAAGCCACGCCCTATCCCGTAGCTAATTCCCTCATGTATACTGTGTACAAGATCTTGCCGAACGATACCGATATGTCGGTAACTAAGCGAGCAGGACTTAACGGACTTAATTTCGCTTTTACCAAAGACTTTCTTCATTACCACACCATGCTCGATACCCCCGAGAACCTCTCACTGGCTTCTATGCAACACCACGGTTCTAATCTCTTGGGGAATGTCCGCTATTTTGGAAACACCGATTTCCAACAACAAAGCAACACTGAGTTTGTCTATTTCAACAACCTCACCGGCGGACTGCTTTACTATCCTTCGGGGTGGTCTTTACCGTTGGCCGTCATTACAGCCCTGCTGTTTATTGCTTACCTTATCTTTCTTTTTCGTACTGAGAGAATCACTGTTGGAACATATTTGGGGAGCCTGATTCTATTCCTGATAACGATTACAATCAGTGGCCTCTTCACCTTTTACGGCTGGCAGGTAATCAAAGCGCTACATCCCAGTTACGAATGGATTATCCAGGGCGAAGTCTATAATCACACCTGGTACTTCTGGGCATTTTCGCTTTTGGTCAGCGCTATTTTTGTCGGGATTTATAGCTGGATTCAAACTAAACTCACCATTCAACCACTCATTAGCGGCCCGTTTACCATCTGGATCCTCCTCTCCCTCATCACAGCCTGGTACCTGCCCACAGCTTCCTACATTTTTACATGGCCGGTGCTGATGGCACTTGTCGGATGGATAATTTTGGGGGATGATCTGACGACCTTTTCTTGGAAATCCAGCCTTATTTTAGCCGTCGCATTCTTCTGGGGATTATTTATCATTTCGCCCTACATCAGGCTGGTACAAATTATGCTTACTACTGAAATGCTCTTCATTAGTATGATTTTATTGGGACTGCTTATCGGATTAACATGGCCGCTTATTACTCAAATCATCAAAAACCATGAATTCAAATGGAGCGGTGGACTTACCGCTATAGCCCTTACCTGTTTCGTTGCTGCTTCTTTCACCTCTGGCTTTGACAATTCCCATAAAAAACAAAACAGCGTTAATTTTGTTCAGAATCTGGATTCAGAAACAGCCTATTGGGTGAGTCGCGATCCCCATGTCGATGAATGGACACAGCAATTTTTATCAGATAATTATCAAACCGGAACCCTCCCAGGTATCTCGTTACCATTTGGTGATGAGGTTCTTTATCAAAAAACAGCTACTGCAAATATTCCCCGGCCTGAGTTTGAAATCATTAGTGACAGCAGTTTTAATTCTCAACGACATTTGACTCTACGGATGAATGCGGGGCAAGGTATTGCTATGAAGATGGATTGGAGAAATACTTCGACATCACAAATTAAAATTGAAGGAAAGGCCATTTTTGATGCCAAAGAAATGGGACAATATCTCTACTATTTCACTGATTTTTCCGAGCCGGTAGAGCTAAGCATCAGGTATCTCAAAACTCAGAGAGCCCCTTCGTTGCAATTTACTTTTGTCGATTCTAATCTTCCCACAGAATCCATTGAAAACTATCAGGCGCGACCGAATCACATTATTCCTGCCCCCTATTCAGTATTCAGTTCGGATGCTACGATTTGGCAAACCAATGTTGAGCTTGAAGAAATTCTTTCAGAGAATTAG
- a CDS encoding SDR family oxidoreductase codes for MELSNIKALVTGGSSGIGKATAKAIIEAGGEAVIAARGMDKLKATAKEIGAIPVQCDVREEDQVINMVESTIDELDGFNVLINNAGYGQFSKLTDLSEKALKSVLQVNTVGAMMVGRECAKHFADQDYGNIINVSSSAGKRGFEGGTAYCASKFALSGMTECWRAELRPHNIRVMQINPSEVQTEFFDKAGRGGRDFNPTKLIADDIAKAICNMLSLHDRGFITETSVWATNPQ; via the coding sequence ATGGAATTATCTAATATCAAGGCATTGGTAACGGGTGGAAGCTCGGGCATTGGAAAGGCAACGGCAAAAGCCATTATCGAAGCGGGTGGAGAAGCGGTTATTGCAGCTCGTGGAATGGATAAGTTAAAAGCTACAGCCAAAGAAATCGGGGCGATTCCTGTACAATGTGATGTTCGCGAAGAAGATCAAGTTATTAATATGGTTGAGTCGACAATCGATGAGCTTGATGGCTTCAATGTACTCATCAATAATGCGGGCTATGGGCAATTTTCAAAGCTAACCGACTTATCCGAAAAAGCCTTAAAAAGTGTACTACAGGTGAATACGGTTGGTGCTATGATGGTGGGCCGCGAATGTGCCAAACACTTTGCAGATCAAGATTATGGAAATATTATTAATGTCTCCTCTTCTGCAGGCAAGCGTGGGTTCGAAGGCGGAACAGCTTACTGTGCCAGCAAGTTTGCACTCAGCGGTATGACTGAGTGTTGGAGAGCCGAATTACGTCCCCACAACATTCGCGTGATGCAAATCAATCCGAGTGAGGTACAGACAGAATTCTTTGACAAAGCAGGGCGCGGTGGACGTGATTTCAACCCCACAAAATTGATTGCTGATGATATTGCCAAGGCAATTTGTAACATGCTGTCGCTACATGACCGCGGTTTTATTACTGAAACCAGCGTGTGGGCAACGAATCCACAATAA
- a CDS encoding pyridoxal phosphate-dependent decarboxylase family protein — translation MDNNEFRENAHQLVDWMADYFEEVENYPVKPDVDPGNILEQLPGEAPQEAESFEKQFNDFQNIIMPGMTHWQSPNFMGYFPANTSFPSVLAEMLTATLGAQCMSWLTSPAATELEEQVMEWLRKAIGLPKVFTGAIQSTASTSTLCALLMAREKITDFTVNESGFPKGETFRIYCSSETHSSIEKDVKIAGFGRQNLRKIQVDENYAMKPDALEKAIRKDLENGFTPTAVVATIGTTGSTAIDPLKEIGEICSRYDIFLHVDAAYAGTALLLPKKRWMNEGIELADSFVFNPHKWMFTNFDCSAFYVQDEALLVRTFEIMPEYLKTPEDQRVKNYRDWGIPLGRRFRALKLWFVLRSFGIEGLQNKIRQHISLAQNLKDQIEQHQHFELLAPVPLNAICFRFHPNYIDDEEKLNELNEKLLNQIQDSGKLFLTHTKLNGKYTIRIVLGNTNLEERHVDEAWKLIQNLAQSLIA, via the coding sequence ATGGATAACAATGAATTCCGCGAAAATGCCCACCAACTCGTCGACTGGATGGCTGACTATTTCGAAGAAGTCGAGAACTATCCTGTAAAGCCAGATGTAGATCCAGGTAATATCTTAGAACAACTTCCCGGGGAGGCTCCCCAAGAAGCCGAATCTTTCGAAAAGCAGTTTAATGATTTTCAAAACATCATCATGCCCGGCATGACCCACTGGCAGAGTCCCAATTTTATGGGCTATTTTCCCGCCAATACCAGTTTTCCATCAGTACTGGCCGAAATGCTGACTGCTACCCTTGGTGCTCAGTGCATGAGTTGGCTAACCTCCCCCGCCGCCACCGAGCTTGAAGAACAAGTAATGGAGTGGCTTCGGAAAGCCATCGGGCTACCAAAAGTATTTACAGGAGCCATTCAAAGTACGGCCTCAACCTCCACCCTTTGCGCCTTACTAATGGCCCGCGAAAAGATTACTGACTTTACAGTCAACGAATCAGGATTTCCAAAAGGTGAGACATTTAGGATTTATTGTTCATCAGAAACACACTCATCCATCGAAAAGGATGTGAAAATTGCAGGATTTGGGCGTCAAAACCTCCGCAAGATTCAAGTGGATGAAAACTACGCGATGAAGCCGGATGCACTGGAAAAGGCAATCCGCAAAGATTTAGAAAATGGGTTTACCCCCACAGCCGTGGTTGCTACCATTGGCACAACTGGCTCGACCGCCATTGATCCACTAAAAGAAATCGGCGAAATTTGTTCAAGATATGATATTTTTCTCCACGTGGATGCCGCCTATGCCGGTACGGCCCTGCTGCTTCCCAAAAAGCGGTGGATGAATGAAGGAATTGAGTTGGCTGACTCATTCGTTTTTAATCCCCATAAGTGGATGTTTACCAACTTTGATTGCTCGGCGTTTTATGTACAGGATGAGGCACTGCTCGTCCGCACGTTTGAGATTATGCCGGAATATTTGAAGACCCCTGAAGATCAGCGCGTCAAAAACTATCGCGACTGGGGGATTCCACTGGGACGTCGATTCCGAGCACTCAAGCTATGGTTTGTACTGCGAAGTTTTGGTATTGAGGGATTACAAAATAAAATTCGTCAACATATTTCGCTGGCTCAGAATCTCAAAGACCAAATCGAGCAGCACCAACATTTTGAACTATTAGCTCCCGTTCCACTTAACGCAATTTGCTTCCGTTTTCATCCGAATTACATTGATGATGAGGAAAAATTAAACGAACTAAATGAAAAACTGCTTAACCAAATTCAGGACAGCGGGAAGCTGTTTTTAACCCATACAAAGCTTAATGGCAAATATACGATTCGCATCGTACTGGGTAACACAAACTTAGAAGAACGTCATGTGGATGAGGCGTGGAAACTGATACAAAATTTAGCTCAATCCTTAATTGCGTAA
- the nfi gene encoding deoxyribonuclease V (cleaves DNA at apurinic or apyrimidinic sites), with amino-acid sequence MNRLEHYKTIDPAEAKRLQKELRQQIVLEPLAEPPKYIAGADISFNRNSDVMHAAIVILELSTLQPVALSLISDETTFPYIPGLLAFREIPVLLKAWSQLRLKPDVLILDGHGIAHPRRMGIATHFGIEIDHPTIGCAKNILTGTHSDIGVEKGDKANILDGNDKIGIALRSRTNVNPIYVSPGHMCSFGDTYEIVMQSLTKYKLPKTTRLAHQWANKLRKGEAEEGYIEV; translated from the coding sequence ATGAACCGTTTAGAGCATTATAAAACTATTGATCCTGCAGAGGCGAAGCGCCTGCAAAAAGAGTTACGTCAGCAAATAGTATTAGAGCCGCTGGCGGAGCCGCCGAAATACATAGCCGGTGCGGATATTTCCTTTAATCGCAATTCAGATGTGATGCATGCTGCTATCGTTATATTGGAGTTATCCACGCTACAACCAGTGGCTCTGTCATTAATTTCTGATGAAACTACCTTTCCATATATCCCGGGATTGTTAGCGTTTCGAGAGATACCGGTACTTTTGAAGGCGTGGAGTCAACTTCGGCTTAAACCGGATGTATTGATCTTAGATGGACACGGTATCGCACATCCCCGCCGGATGGGCATTGCTACTCATTTTGGCATTGAGATTGATCATCCAACCATAGGCTGTGCAAAGAATATATTGACTGGCACGCATAGTGATATAGGAGTTGAGAAGGGAGATAAAGCCAATATTTTGGATGGCAATGATAAAATTGGAATAGCATTGCGGAGCCGGACAAATGTAAATCCAATTTATGTATCGCCGGGACATATGTGTTCTTTTGGAGATACCTACGAAATTGTGATGCAATCATTGACGAAATACAAGCTTCCTAAAACTACCCGATTGGCGCATCAATGGGCGAATAAATTACGGAAAGGGGAGGCCGAAGAAGGATATATAGAGGTCTAA
- a CDS encoding NAD(P)/FAD-dependent oxidoreductase, which translates to MSYDAIIIGSGPNGLAAGIHLAQKGLSVKIFEKSDTIGGGTRTQELIQPGFYNDVCSAIHPLAKASPFLKSLPLEEYGLEWIQPEVPVAHPLDNQPAGALFRSLDKTIDHLGQDGKTYQKWITPFIDSWDELLTDILAPFSPIPNNPILMARFGLKALRSANGFAKRYQTKKARAVFAGIAAHGIMPFDDIATAAIGLVLGTAAHTVGWPYPKGGSQAITNAMAQHFQSLGGEIETGVEITSVDELPESQTILFNNTPKQILDIAGKHLPQSYAQKLQRYKYGQGVFKLDFALSDPIPWKDELCRKAGTVHVGGTLAEIAISEKQSANGKHPEKPYVLVAQQSLGDNSRAPSDNHTGWAYCHVPNGSTKNMTKPIIQQIERFAPGFRDCIIDMHSMNTKAMQSYNPNYIGGDINGGRADITQLFTRPTGLFDPYYIPKTNMYIASSSTPPGGGVHGMCGYHAAESVLRRI; encoded by the coding sequence ATGAGCTACGACGCTATTATCATAGGTTCCGGTCCCAACGGTTTGGCCGCAGGAATTCATCTTGCACAGAAAGGACTTTCGGTTAAAATTTTTGAAAAATCTGATACCATTGGAGGCGGCACACGTACTCAAGAGCTGATCCAACCCGGCTTCTATAACGATGTGTGTTCAGCTATCCATCCGTTGGCTAAGGCTTCACCATTCTTAAAAAGTCTTCCACTCGAAGAGTACGGACTCGAATGGATTCAACCTGAGGTGCCAGTGGCCCACCCTTTAGATAACCAGCCTGCCGGAGCCCTGTTTCGTTCACTGGATAAAACGATAGATCACCTTGGCCAAGATGGCAAAACCTATCAAAAGTGGATTACTCCTTTTATTGATTCCTGGGATGAACTCCTCACTGACATTTTAGCCCCCTTTTCACCCATTCCCAATAATCCCATATTGATGGCTCGTTTCGGCTTAAAAGCCTTACGATCTGCTAATGGGTTTGCAAAACGATATCAAACAAAAAAAGCACGGGCCGTTTTTGCTGGCATCGCTGCTCATGGCATTATGCCATTTGATGATATTGCTACGGCTGCTATTGGGTTGGTGCTGGGCACAGCTGCCCACACCGTTGGTTGGCCATATCCTAAAGGCGGATCACAAGCCATTACCAATGCAATGGCTCAACATTTTCAATCGCTGGGCGGAGAAATCGAAACCGGCGTTGAAATAACTTCTGTTGATGAACTGCCTGAATCCCAAACCATTCTTTTTAATAATACGCCCAAGCAAATTTTGGATATTGCTGGCAAACATCTTCCGCAATCCTACGCCCAAAAATTGCAACGTTATAAATATGGGCAAGGCGTTTTTAAATTGGATTTTGCTCTCAGTGATCCCATTCCCTGGAAAGATGAACTCTGCCGAAAAGCAGGTACTGTACATGTAGGTGGTACGCTCGCAGAAATTGCCATATCAGAGAAACAATCAGCCAATGGGAAACATCCCGAAAAACCATATGTCTTAGTTGCACAACAAAGTTTGGGAGATAACAGCCGAGCACCTTCGGACAATCACACCGGATGGGCATACTGTCACGTACCCAATGGATCAACCAAAAATATGACCAAGCCTATTATTCAACAGATAGAGCGTTTTGCCCCGGGATTTCGAGATTGTATTATCGATATGCATTCTATGAATACGAAAGCGATGCAGTCCTATAATCCCAATTATATAGGTGGTGACATCAATGGTGGGCGTGCAGATATTACGCAATTATTTACGCGTCCGACCGGACTTTTTGATCCGTATTACATCCCCAAAACCAATATGTATATCGCTTCCTCATCCACTCCCCCAGGTGGCGGAGTCCACGGCATGTGCGGTTATCACGCGGCAGAATCGGTATTGAGACGGATATAA